A genomic region of Ewingella sp. CoE-038-23 contains the following coding sequences:
- the rpsD gene encoding 30S ribosomal protein S4: MARYLGPKLKLSRREGTDLFLKSGVRAIDTKCKIEQAPGQHGARKPRLSDYGVQLREKQKVRRIYGILERQFRNYYKEAARLKGNTGENLLQLLEGRLDNVVYRMGFGATRAESRQLVSHKAIMVNGRVVNIASYQVSPNDVVSIREKAKKQSRVKAALELAEQREKPTWLEVDAAKMEGVFKRKPERTDLSADINEHLIVELYSK, encoded by the coding sequence ATGGCAAGATATTTGGGTCCTAAGCTCAAGCTTAGCCGTCGTGAGGGCACAGATTTATTCCTTAAATCTGGCGTTCGAGCGATCGATACCAAGTGTAAAATTGAACAAGCTCCTGGTCAGCATGGTGCGCGTAAACCGCGTCTGTCTGACTATGGTGTGCAGTTGCGTGAAAAGCAAAAAGTTCGCCGTATCTATGGCATCTTAGAGCGTCAATTCCGTAACTATTATAAAGAAGCTGCTCGCCTGAAAGGCAACACCGGTGAAAACCTGTTGCAACTACTTGAAGGGCGTTTAGACAACGTTGTTTATCGTATGGGCTTCGGCGCTACTCGTGCGGAATCTCGCCAGTTAGTTAGCCACAAAGCTATTATGGTAAACGGTCGCGTTGTTAACATCGCTTCTTATCAGGTATCTCCGAATGACGTTGTCAGCATCCGTGAGAAAGCTAAAAAGCAATCTCGCGTTAAGGCCGCTTTGGAGTTGGCTGAACAGCGTGAAAAGCCGACTTGGCTTGAAGTTGATGCTGCGAAGATGGAAGGTGTGTTCAAGCGTAAGCCTGAGCGTACTGATCTGTCTGCTGACATTAACGAACACCTGATCGTCGAGCTTTACTCTAAGTAA
- the rplO gene encoding 50S ribosomal protein L15 — MRLNTLSPAEGAKQAPKRVGRGIGSGLGKTGGRGHKGQNSRSGGGVRRGFEGGQMPLYRRLPKFGFTSRKAMITAEVRLSELALVEGDVIDLSTLKAANVVGIQIEFAKVILSGEVGRAVTLRGLRVTKGARAAIEAAGGKIEE; from the coding sequence ATGCGTTTAAATACTCTGTCTCCGGCTGAAGGTGCCAAACAAGCGCCGAAGCGTGTAGGTCGTGGTATTGGTTCTGGCCTGGGTAAAACCGGCGGTCGTGGTCACAAAGGTCAGAACTCACGTTCTGGTGGTGGCGTACGTCGTGGTTTTGAAGGTGGTCAGATGCCTTTATACCGTCGTTTGCCGAAATTCGGCTTCACCTCTCGCAAAGCAATGATCACGGCAGAAGTTCGTCTGTCTGAACTTGCTCTTGTAGAAGGCGACGTAATCGACCTGAGCACGCTGAAAGCCGCTAACGTAGTTGGTATCCAGATCGAGTTCGCGAAAGTTATTCTTTCTGGCGAAGTTGGTCGTGCGGTAACTCTGCGTGGTTTGCGTGTCACCAAAGGCGCTCGTGCTGCTATCGAAGCTGCTGGCGGTAAAATTGAGGAATAA
- the rplR gene encoding 50S ribosomal protein L18 codes for MDKKSARIRRATRARRKLKELGATRLVVHRTPRHIYAQVIAPNGSEVLVAASTVEKTITEQLKYTGNKDAATAVGKAIAERALEKGITKVSFDRSGFQYHGRVQALADAAREAGLQF; via the coding sequence ATGGATAAGAAATCTGCTCGTATCCGTCGTGCGACCCGCGCACGCCGCAAGCTCAAAGAATTGGGTGCGACACGTCTGGTGGTACATCGTACCCCGCGTCATATTTACGCACAGGTTATCGCACCAAACGGTTCTGAAGTATTAGTTGCTGCATCAACTGTAGAAAAAACTATTACTGAGCAACTGAAGTATACCGGCAACAAAGATGCTGCCACTGCTGTAGGTAAAGCTATCGCAGAACGCGCATTGGAAAAAGGGATCACGAAAGTATCCTTTGACCGTTCCGGTTTCCAATATCATGGTCGAGTCCAGGCACTGGCAGATGCTGCCCGTGAAGCTGGCCTTCAGTTCTAA
- the rplE gene encoding 50S ribosomal protein L5 has product MAKLHDYYKDDVVKKLMTEFGYNSVMQVPRVEKITLNMGVGEAIADKKLLDNAAADLAAISGQKPLITKARKSVAGFKIRQGYPIGCKVTLRGERMWEFFERLVSIAVPRIRDFRGLSAKSFDGRGNYSMGVREQIIFPEIDYDKVDRVRGLDITITTTAKSDDEGRALLAAFNFPFRK; this is encoded by the coding sequence ATGGCGAAACTGCATGATTACTACAAAGACGATGTCGTAAAAAAACTCATGACTGAGTTTGGTTACAATTCTGTCATGCAAGTCCCTCGGGTCGAGAAGATCACCCTGAACATGGGTGTAGGTGAAGCGATCGCTGACAAGAAACTGCTGGATAATGCAGCAGCTGACCTGGCAGCAATCTCCGGTCAAAAACCGTTGATCACCAAAGCACGCAAATCAGTTGCAGGCTTCAAAATCCGTCAGGGCTATCCGATCGGCTGTAAAGTAACTCTGCGTGGCGAACGCATGTGGGAGTTCTTTGAGCGTCTGGTCTCTATTGCTGTTCCACGTATTCGTGACTTCCGCGGCTTGTCTGCTAAGTCTTTCGATGGTCGTGGTAACTACAGCATGGGCGTGCGTGAACAGATCATCTTCCCGGAAATCGATTATGATAAAGTCGATCGCGTTCGTGGTTTAGATATTACTATCACCACTACTGCGAAATCCGATGATGAAGGCCGCGCTCTGCTGGCTGCCTTTAACTTCCCGTTCCGCAAGTAA
- the rpsQ gene encoding 30S ribosomal protein S17, whose amino-acid sequence MSDKIRTLQGRVISDKMEKSIVVAIERFVKHPIYGKFIKRTTKLHVHDENNECGIGDVVEISECRPLSKTKSWTLVRVVEKAIL is encoded by the coding sequence ATGAGTGACAAGATCCGTACTCTGCAAGGTCGTGTTATCAGTGACAAAATGGAGAAATCCATCGTTGTTGCGATTGAACGTTTTGTGAAACACCCAATCTACGGTAAATTCATCAAGCGTACGACTAAGCTGCACGTACATGACGAGAACAACGAATGCGGTATCGGCGACGTCGTTGAAATTAGCGAATGCCGTCCGCTGTCTAAGACTAAGTCTTGGACACTGGTTCGCGTTGTAGAGAAAGCGATTCTGTAA
- the rpmD gene encoding 50S ribosomal protein L30, which yields MAKTIKVTQTRSSIGRLPKHKATLLGLGLRRIGHTVEREDTPAVRGMINLVSYMVKVEE from the coding sequence ATGGCAAAGACTATTAAAGTAACACAAACTCGCAGCTCTATTGGCCGCTTGCCGAAACACAAGGCAACGCTGTTAGGCTTAGGTCTGCGTCGTATTGGTCATACTGTAGAGCGTGAGGATACTCCTGCTGTACGCGGTATGATCAACCTGGTTTCCTACATGGTTAAGGTTGAGGAGTAA
- the rplN gene encoding 50S ribosomal protein L14, with protein sequence MIQEQTMLTVADNSGARRVMCIKVLGGSHRRYAGVGDIIKITIKEAIPRGKVKKGDVLKAVVVRTKKGVRRPDGSVIRFDGNACVILNNNSEQPIGTRIFGPVTRELRNEKFMKIISLAPEVL encoded by the coding sequence ATGATCCAAGAACAGACTATGCTGACCGTGGCCGACAACTCCGGTGCACGTCGCGTAATGTGTATCAAGGTTCTAGGTGGCTCGCACCGTCGCTACGCAGGCGTCGGCGACATCATCAAAATTACCATCAAGGAAGCAATTCCTCGCGGTAAGGTGAAGAAAGGCGATGTGCTGAAGGCGGTAGTGGTGCGCACCAAGAAGGGTGTTCGTCGCCCGGACGGTTCTGTCATTCGCTTCGATGGTAATGCATGCGTTATTTTAAACAATAACAGCGAGCAGCCAATCGGCACGCGTATTTTTGGGCCGGTAACTCGTGAACTGCGTAATGAGAAGTTCATGAAAATTATCTCTCTGGCACCAGAAGTACTCTAA
- the rpsH gene encoding 30S ribosomal protein S8, giving the protein MSMQDPIADMLTRIRNGQAANKVAVTMPSSKLKVAIANVLKEEGYIEEFKIEGDAKPELELVLKYFQGKAVVESIQRISRPGLRIYKKKDELPKVMAGMGIAVISTSKGVMTDRAARQAGLGGEIICYVA; this is encoded by the coding sequence ATGAGCATGCAAGATCCGATCGCGGATATGCTGACCCGTATCCGTAACGGTCAAGCCGCGAACAAAGTTGCGGTCACCATGCCTTCCTCCAAGCTGAAAGTGGCAATTGCCAACGTGCTGAAGGAAGAAGGTTATATTGAAGAATTTAAAATCGAAGGCGACGCCAAACCTGAACTGGAATTAGTACTGAAGTACTTCCAGGGCAAGGCAGTGGTAGAAAGCATTCAACGTATCAGCCGTCCAGGTCTGCGCATCTATAAGAAAAAAGATGAGCTGCCAAAAGTTATGGCCGGTATGGGTATCGCTGTTATTTCTACCTCTAAAGGTGTTATGACTGATCGTGCAGCTCGCCAGGCTGGTCTTGGTGGCGAGATTATCTGCTACGTAGCTTAA
- the rpmJ gene encoding 50S ribosomal protein L36, which produces MKVRASVKKLCRNCKIVKRNGIVRVICSAEPKHKQRQG; this is translated from the coding sequence ATGAAAGTTCGTGCTTCCGTCAAGAAATTATGTCGTAACTGCAAAATCGTTAAGCGTAACGGTATCGTTCGCGTAATCTGCAGCGCCGAGCCGAAGCATAAACAGCGTCAAGGCTGA
- a CDS encoding DNA-directed RNA polymerase subunit alpha, which produces MQGSVTEFLKPRLVDIEQVSSTHAKVTLEPLERGFGHTLGNALRRILLSSMPGCAVTEVEIDGVLHEYSTKEGVQEDILEILLNLKGLAVRVQGKDEVILTLNKSGIGPVTAADITHDGDVEIVKPQHVICHLTDENAAISMRIKVQRGRGYVPASARIHSEEDERPIGRLLVDACYSPVERIAYNVEAARVEQRTDLDKLVIEMETNGTIDPEEAIRRAATILAEQLEAFVDLRDVRQPEVKEEKPEFDPILLRPVDDLELTVRSANCLKAEAIHYIGDLVQRTEVELLKTPNLGKKSLTEIKDVLASRGLSLGMRLENWPPASIADE; this is translated from the coding sequence ATGCAGGGTTCTGTGACAGAGTTTCTAAAACCGCGCCTGGTAGATATCGAGCAAGTCAGTTCGACGCACGCCAAGGTGACCCTTGAGCCTTTAGAACGTGGCTTTGGCCATACTTTAGGCAACGCACTGCGCCGTATTCTGCTTTCATCCATGCCGGGTTGCGCGGTGACCGAGGTTGAGATTGATGGTGTACTGCATGAGTACAGCACCAAAGAAGGCGTACAGGAAGATATCCTGGAGATCCTGCTCAACCTGAAAGGGCTGGCGGTGAGAGTTCAAGGGAAAGATGAAGTTATTCTTACCCTGAATAAGTCTGGCATTGGCCCTGTGACTGCAGCCGACATTACCCATGATGGTGATGTCGAAATCGTCAAGCCGCAACACGTTATCTGCCACCTGACCGATGAGAACGCTGCTATCAGCATGCGTATCAAAGTTCAGCGCGGTCGTGGTTATGTGCCGGCGTCTGCCCGAATTCATTCGGAAGAAGATGAGCGCCCAATTGGCCGTCTGTTAGTAGATGCATGCTACAGCCCTGTAGAGCGTATTGCCTACAATGTTGAAGCAGCGCGTGTAGAACAGCGCACCGATTTGGACAAGCTGGTTATCGAAATGGAAACCAACGGTACGATCGATCCTGAAGAGGCGATCCGTCGTGCGGCAACCATTCTTGCTGAACAACTTGAAGCTTTCGTTGATTTACGTGATGTACGTCAGCCGGAAGTTAAAGAAGAGAAGCCAGAGTTCGATCCAATCTTGTTGCGCCCTGTTGACGATCTGGAATTGACTGTCCGCTCTGCTAACTGCCTCAAAGCAGAAGCAATCCACTACATCGGTGATCTGGTACAGCGCACTGAGGTTGAGCTACTTAAAACGCCTAACCTTGGTAAAAAATCTCTTACTGAGATTAAAGATGTGCTTGCTTCCCGTGGTTTGTCTCTGGGCATGCGCCTAGAAAACTGGCCACCAGCAAGCATCGCTGACGAGTAA
- the secY gene encoding preprotein translocase subunit SecY, translated as MAKQPGLDFQSAKGGLGELKRRLLFVIGALIVFRIGSFIPIPGIDATVLAKLLEQQRGTIIEMFNMFSGGALSRASIFALGIMPYISASIIIQLLTVVHPALAEIKKEGEAGRRKISQYTRYGTLVLAVFQSIGIATGLPNMPGMQGLVLNPGFAFYFTAVVSLVTGTMFLMWLGEQITERGIGNGISIIIFAGIVAGLPPAVAHTIEQARQGDLHFLLLLLVAVLVFAVTFFVVFVERGQRRIVVNYAKRQQGRRVYAAQSTHLPLKVNMAGVIPAIFASSIILFPATIASWFGGGTGWNWLTTISLYLQPGQPLYVLLYATAIIFFCFFYTALVFNPRETADNLKKSGAFVPGIRPGEQTAKYIDKVMTRLTLIGAMYITFICLIPEFMRDAMKVPFYFGGTSLLIVVVVIMDFMAQVQTLMMSSQYESALKKANLKGYNR; from the coding sequence ATGGCTAAGCAACCGGGGTTAGATTTCCAAAGTGCCAAGGGTGGACTAGGCGAACTGAAGCGCAGACTTTTGTTTGTTATCGGTGCGTTGATCGTTTTCCGTATCGGCTCTTTTATTCCGATCCCTGGTATTGATGCCACTGTACTTGCCAAATTGCTCGAGCAGCAAAGAGGCACCATCATTGAAATGTTTAACATGTTCTCTGGTGGTGCTCTCAGCCGTGCTTCTATCTTTGCATTGGGTATCATGCCGTACATTTCGGCATCGATTATTATCCAGCTGCTGACGGTGGTTCATCCAGCGTTAGCAGAGATAAAGAAAGAAGGGGAGGCTGGCCGTCGTAAGATTAGCCAGTACACCCGCTACGGTACGCTGGTATTAGCTGTGTTTCAGTCAATCGGTATTGCTACCGGTTTACCGAACATGCCTGGTATGCAAGGCCTGGTATTAAACCCAGGCTTTGCCTTCTACTTTACTGCTGTTGTTAGCTTAGTTACCGGGACAATGTTCCTGATGTGGTTAGGTGAACAGATTACTGAACGCGGTATCGGTAACGGTATCTCAATCATAATCTTCGCGGGTATCGTAGCAGGTCTGCCACCGGCAGTAGCTCATACTATCGAACAAGCTCGGCAAGGCGACCTGCACTTCCTCCTGTTGCTGTTGGTTGCAGTTTTAGTGTTTGCAGTGACTTTCTTTGTTGTGTTCGTAGAGCGTGGTCAACGTCGTATCGTTGTTAACTATGCTAAACGCCAACAGGGTCGTCGTGTTTATGCAGCACAGAGCACGCACTTACCGTTGAAAGTGAATATGGCCGGGGTTATCCCAGCGATCTTCGCTTCCAGCATTATTCTGTTCCCTGCCACGATTGCATCATGGTTTGGGGGCGGGACTGGTTGGAACTGGCTGACTACGATTTCGCTGTATTTGCAGCCTGGGCAACCGCTTTATGTGTTACTCTATGCGACTGCAATCATCTTCTTCTGTTTCTTTTACACTGCGTTGGTTTTCAACCCTCGCGAGACAGCAGATAACCTGAAGAAGTCCGGTGCATTTGTACCAGGAATTCGTCCGGGAGAGCAAACGGCGAAGTACATCGATAAAGTAATGACTCGTTTAACCTTAATTGGTGCGATGTATATTACTTTCATCTGCCTTATCCCGGAGTTCATGCGTGACGCAATGAAAGTGCCATTCTACTTTGGTGGTACCTCACTACTAATCGTAGTTGTTGTCATTATGGACTTTATGGCTCAAGTGCAAACTCTGATGATGTCAAGTCAGTACGAGTCTGCATTGAAGAAAGCAAACCTGAAAGGCTATAACCGCTAA
- the rplX gene encoding 50S ribosomal protein L24 — protein MAAKIRRDDEVILLTGKDKGKRGKVKNVLSSGKVIVEGINLVKKHQKPVPALNQPGGIVEKEAAIQVSNVAIFNAATGKADRVGFRFEDGKKVRFFKSNSETIK, from the coding sequence ATGGCAGCGAAAATCCGTCGTGATGACGAAGTTATCCTGCTTACCGGCAAAGATAAAGGTAAGCGCGGTAAAGTAAAAAATGTCCTGTCTTCTGGTAAGGTCATTGTTGAAGGTATCAACCTGGTTAAAAAACATCAGAAGCCTGTACCGGCTCTGAACCAACCAGGCGGCATCGTTGAAAAAGAAGCTGCAATTCAGGTTTCTAACGTTGCTATCTTCAACGCGGCAACCGGTAAGGCTGACCGTGTAGGCTTTAGATTCGAAGACGGCAAAAAAGTCCGTTTCTTCAAGTCTAATAGCGAAACTATCAAGTAA
- the rpmC gene encoding 50S ribosomal protein L29, whose protein sequence is MKAQELREKSVEELNTELLNLLREQFNLRMQTASGQLQQTHLLKQVRRDVARVKTLLTEKAGA, encoded by the coding sequence ATGAAAGCACAAGAGCTGCGCGAAAAAAGCGTGGAAGAGCTGAACACTGAGCTTCTTAACCTTTTGCGTGAGCAGTTTAACCTGCGCATGCAAACGGCAAGTGGCCAGTTGCAGCAAACACACCTGTTGAAACAAGTGCGTCGTGATGTTGCACGTGTGAAGACTTTACTGACTGAAAAGGCGGGTGCGTAA
- the rpsK gene encoding 30S ribosomal protein S11, producing MAKAPVRTRKRVRKQVSDGVAHIHASFNNTIVTITDRQGNALGWATAGGSGFRGSRKSTPFAAQVAAERCADAVKEYGIKNLEVMVKGPGPGRESTIRALNAAGFRITNITDVTPIPHNGCRPPKKRRV from the coding sequence ATGGCAAAGGCACCTGTTCGTACACGTAAACGTGTAAGAAAACAAGTCTCTGACGGCGTGGCTCATATCCATGCTTCTTTCAACAACACCATTGTAACCATTACCGATCGTCAGGGTAATGCTTTGGGTTGGGCAACAGCTGGTGGTTCCGGTTTCCGTGGTTCTCGTAAATCCACTCCGTTCGCAGCTCAGGTTGCAGCAGAGCGCTGCGCTGACGCAGTGAAAGAATACGGTATCAAGAATCTGGAAGTTATGGTTAAAGGACCTGGTCCTGGTCGTGAGTCTACTATCCGCGCGTTAAACGCGGCTGGTTTCCGCATCACTAATATTACTGATGTGACTCCTATCCCTCATAACGGTTGTCGTCCGCCGAAAAAGCGTCGCGTATAA
- the rpsE gene encoding 30S ribosomal protein S5, translated as MAHIEKQAGELQEKLIAVNRVSKTVKGGRIFSFTALTVVGDGNGRVGFGYGKAREVPAAIQKAMEKARRNMMNVALNSGTLQHPVKGAHTGSRVFMQPASEGTGIIAGGAMRAVLEVAGVHNVLAKAYGSTNPINVVRATIDALANMKSPQMVAAKRGKSVEEILG; from the coding sequence ATGGCTCACATCGAAAAACAAGCTGGCGAACTGCAGGAAAAGCTGATCGCGGTAAACCGCGTATCTAAAACCGTAAAAGGTGGCCGTATCTTCAGCTTTACCGCACTGACAGTAGTTGGTGATGGTAACGGTCGCGTTGGTTTTGGCTACGGCAAAGCACGCGAAGTTCCGGCAGCGATCCAGAAAGCGATGGAAAAAGCCCGTCGCAACATGATGAATGTCGCGCTGAACAGCGGCACCCTGCAGCACCCAGTTAAAGGTGCTCATACGGGTTCCCGTGTGTTCATGCAGCCGGCTTCCGAAGGTACCGGTATTATCGCCGGTGGTGCAATGCGTGCCGTCCTGGAAGTCGCTGGGGTGCATAACGTATTGGCTAAAGCTTATGGTTCTACAAACCCGATCAACGTGGTTCGTGCAACTATCGACGCTCTGGCAAATATGAAATCCCCACAAATGGTCGCTGCCAAGCGTGGTAAATCCGTTGAAGAAATTCTGGGGTAA
- the rpsN gene encoding 30S ribosomal protein S14 yields MAKQSMKAREVVRVKLADKYRAKREELKAIISGVNSSDEDRWDAVLKLQSLPRDSSPSRQRNRCRQTGRPHAFLRKFGLSRIKVREAAMRGEIPGLKKASW; encoded by the coding sequence ATGGCTAAGCAATCCATGAAAGCACGCGAAGTCGTTCGCGTGAAACTGGCTGACAAATACCGCGCTAAACGCGAGGAATTGAAAGCTATTATCTCTGGTGTGAACTCTTCCGACGAAGATCGTTGGGATGCGGTTCTTAAGCTGCAGTCTCTGCCGCGTGATTCCAGCCCGTCTCGTCAGCGTAACCGCTGCCGTCAAACTGGTCGTCCGCATGCTTTCCTGCGGAAGTTCGGGTTGAGCCGTATTAAGGTCCGTGAAGCCGCTATGCGCGGTGAAATTCCGGGTCTTAAAAAGGCTAGCTGGTAA
- a CDS encoding alternative ribosome-rescue factor A, which produces MSNYKHQKGVIQDNAIQALLHDPLFRQRVEKSLKGKGSYRRKEKNGKKGYQEGSAKHLFGFLALSF; this is translated from the coding sequence ATGAGTAATTATAAGCATCAGAAAGGCGTCATTCAGGACAACGCGATTCAAGCACTGCTGCATGATCCGCTGTTCAGGCAACGAGTTGAAAAGAGTCTCAAAGGTAAAGGCAGTTATCGTAGAAAAGAGAAAAACGGCAAGAAGGGTTATCAGGAGGGCAGTGCTAAGCATTTATTCGGGTTCTTAGCACTGTCCTTCTAG
- the rpsM gene encoding 30S ribosomal protein S13 has protein sequence MARIAGINIPDQKHTVIALTSIYGIGKTRSQAICAASGIAENVKISELSEEQIEKLRDEVAKFIVEGDLRREVTLSIKRLMDLGTYRGLRHRRGLPVRGQRTKTNARTRKGPRKPIKK, from the coding sequence GTGGCCCGTATAGCAGGCATTAACATTCCTGATCAAAAACATACCGTGATCGCATTAACTTCGATCTACGGCATCGGTAAAACCCGTTCACAGGCTATCTGTGCAGCGTCTGGTATTGCTGAAAATGTTAAGATCAGTGAGCTGTCTGAAGAGCAAATCGAAAAGCTGCGTGACGAAGTTGCCAAGTTCATTGTTGAAGGTGATCTGCGTCGTGAAGTCACCCTGAGCATCAAGCGTCTTATGGACCTTGGGACTTATCGTGGTTTGCGTCATCGTCGTGGTCTTCCAGTGCGCGGTCAGCGTACTAAGACTAACGCACGTACCCGTAAGGGTCCGCGTAAACCGATCAAGAAATAA
- a CDS encoding DnaJ family domain-containing protein, producing MFLGDAMAEQKIAEAINKGELDNLPGAGSPLLLDDDSDVPLELRMAYRILKNSGFLPPELQDRKEALELNTLLQTLTADDARFTELEKRVKLLELRLHQAGQNTDFLRGDYQNPLLERLRGK from the coding sequence ATGTTTCTTGGTGATGCTATGGCTGAGCAAAAAATTGCGGAAGCTATAAATAAAGGTGAATTGGATAATCTGCCCGGCGCCGGGAGCCCCCTGCTTCTTGATGATGACAGTGACGTGCCGCTTGAACTGAGAATGGCATATCGAATTCTGAAGAACTCTGGTTTCTTGCCGCCCGAACTGCAGGACAGAAAGGAAGCTCTGGAGCTAAATACATTACTGCAAACTCTGACCGCAGACGACGCCAGGTTTACTGAGTTAGAGAAGAGAGTAAAATTGCTTGAACTAAGGTTGCATCAGGCTGGTCAGAATACCGACTTCTTACGCGGTGATTATCAAAATCCGCTGCTTGAAAGATTGCGAGGTAAGTAG
- the zntR gene encoding Zn(2+)-responsive transcriptional regulator — MYKIGELAKLADVSTDTVRYYEKQGMMECGERSDSGYRQYNHRDLQRLRFIRYAKTTGFTLEAIKELLSLRIDPAHHTCQESKSIVDSRLAEVEAKLSELERMKDSLTRLSKACCGSSHSSASCSILEALEAGAIKEK; from the coding sequence ATGTATAAGATAGGTGAGCTTGCTAAGTTAGCAGACGTGTCCACAGACACGGTTCGCTACTATGAAAAGCAGGGCATGATGGAATGTGGCGAAAGAAGCGATTCCGGCTATCGCCAATATAATCATCGCGATTTGCAGCGCCTGCGCTTCATTCGTTATGCCAAAACCACAGGTTTTACGCTGGAGGCTATCAAGGAGCTACTTTCTTTGCGAATCGATCCGGCGCATCATACTTGTCAGGAGTCCAAGTCTATTGTTGATAGTCGACTGGCAGAAGTGGAAGCAAAGCTGAGTGAATTAGAGCGAATGAAGGATTCACTGACGCGCCTAAGCAAAGCGTGCTGTGGCTCTTCGCATTCCAGCGCGAGTTGCTCTATTCTTGAGGCGCTAGAGGCAGGGGCGATTAAAGAGAAATAA
- the rplQ gene encoding 50S ribosomal protein L17 has translation MRHRKSGRQLNRNSSHRQAMFRNMAGSLVRHEIIKTTLPKAKELRRVVEPLITLAKTDNVANRRLAFARTRDNEIVAKLFNELGPRFASRAGGYTRILKCGFRAGDNAPMAYIELVDRAESQAEVATAE, from the coding sequence ATGCGCCATCGTAAGAGTGGTCGTCAACTGAACCGTAACAGCAGCCACAGACAGGCTATGTTCCGTAACATGGCCGGCTCTTTGGTTCGTCATGAAATCATCAAGACGACCCTGCCGAAAGCGAAAGAGCTGCGTCGCGTTGTTGAGCCGCTGATTACTCTTGCCAAGACCGACAACGTTGCAAATCGTCGTCTGGCATTCGCCCGTACTCGTGATAACGAGATCGTGGCAAAACTGTTTAATGAACTGGGCCCGCGTTTCGCGAGCCGTGCCGGTGGTTACACTCGTATTCTTAAGTGTGGTTTCCGTGCAGGCGACAATGCGCCGATGGCATACATCGAGCTCGTTGATCGTGCAGAGTCACAAGCAGAAGTAGCAACTGCTGAATAA
- the rplF gene encoding 50S ribosomal protein L6 produces MSRVAKAPVVIPAGVEVKLNGQVITIKGKNGELSRTIHDAVVVKQEENTITFAPREGFVDGWAQAGTTRALLNAMVVGVTDGFTKKLQLVGVGYRAAVKGNVVNLALGFSHPVDHQLPEGITAECPTQTEIVLKGADKQVIGQVAADLRAYRRPEPYKGKGVRYADEVVRTKEAKKK; encoded by the coding sequence ATGTCTCGTGTTGCAAAAGCACCCGTCGTCATTCCTGCCGGCGTAGAGGTAAAACTCAACGGTCAGGTTATTACGATTAAGGGTAAAAACGGCGAGCTGTCACGTACTATCCATGACGCCGTTGTAGTTAAACAGGAAGAAAACACCATCACTTTCGCTCCACGTGAAGGTTTTGTTGACGGTTGGGCCCAAGCGGGTACAACTCGTGCACTGTTGAATGCAATGGTTGTTGGTGTTACCGACGGCTTCACTAAAAAGCTTCAATTGGTTGGCGTTGGTTATCGTGCTGCCGTTAAAGGCAATGTGGTGAATTTAGCTTTAGGCTTCTCTCACCCAGTAGATCACCAGCTGCCGGAAGGCATCACTGCTGAATGTCCGACCCAAACTGAAATCGTGCTGAAAGGCGCTGATAAACAAGTTATCGGTCAGGTTGCAGCAGATTTACGTGCCTACCGTCGTCCTGAGCCTTATAAAGGCAAGGGTGTCCGTTACGCCGACGAAGTCGTGCGTACCAAAGAGGCTAAGAAGAAGTAA